Within Apteryx mantelli isolate bAptMan1 chromosome 10, bAptMan1.hap1, whole genome shotgun sequence, the genomic segment GGAAACAATAGATGAGACTTCATGAGATGTTTGTACAAAGTAAGACAACAGTCTTCTTCCTGCAATATGCGTGATTTGTAGAGTCTACTCTGAACGCACACTGCCAGAACATTGCTGTTTCTAGGAAATTTTATGGATGTGTAGTAAAACAGACTCTGAAATATGTTTATCTCACTGCTTGTGAGCTAGATACTAGTTTTCATTCAAcaactgaaaacattttcctttcctgcaagTGCATCTGACTCATGCTTAAGAAAGACTATTTGTATTGTCTTCCTTTAGAACAGAAGTGCCAATCCCTTTTGTAACCCCCATCATACCTTATTACTGTAGAGCAGGGGGTCAAACAGAACCATTCAGTTCAAACCATTATCTTTCTCTTCCTTGGACAGGGAACCAAACCTCAGACATAACGGTTTTGTTGAATCTGAATGGCAGTTAGCGCCCAAGCAGGACTGAACTGAACATCTCATTCTATTCGCTACTTCACAATACGATTTTAGCCTTATCCTGTCTCTCACTAAGATCAAGAGTAAAACTTGTGCTTATTTAACTAGAAGCAGAGGTAGACCAAGAAGTTTCGACAATCCCATCCCTCATTTTGTAAAATAAGGACActaagaaaaaaagcaggaactTGGAGACTGGTGGATCACTTGGAGGACATATAGATCTTCACTGTAAAAAGATTTTTGGGTAGAAGGAGTAGGAAACCTAGAGAAATAGTTGAAGATTGAGGCTACATTAATTTGACAAACATCCATTAAAAGCAAGACAACAGGACTCATTAAGAGCTGATCATACCTAGTCCCAGATTGAAACCAGGAATGTGCATCGGACACTAGGCAACCGGAGTGGGCAGGCTGTCTATCTATCAgacccttttttctcctctccatcaAAAATTCCACAAAAGATCCAACTGACATTCCCCACATCAAGTGTACTTTAAAGTGGTGGGGACCATGCTACAACAACAGTGGATCAACTAAAGTGTTTTCCTTCCATTGAAACCACTACTGGTAAAAAGTGTTGAATGATATAAAATTAATTCTTCCGAGTTCATTAGGTTCACCAGGTTAAGTAGTTACAGTAATGTAGTGAAAAGAAAGAGCAGGTAAGGTACACTGCTTTTGGTGTACCTGATAAAAAATAATACatctaaaaataatgtaaaaggaAATGATGCTATAAAGCTTTCTCACTGTCCAGTAAACTTATTCTTAGAAACCAACATTGATTAGAAAGATAGACAGAAGCTTAACTAGATATTTCTAGACTCCTTGATCCAACATACTCAGATCATTTGCTTTTGACTCAGAGATACATTTCAGGCCTTCTTAAATGGACACCATATGAATCTGTTGAAAATTAGATCTgtttaaaaacagacagaaaagactGCGTAAAATTAATATGGTATTTCACTCTCCTCTTCTTGATAGTCAAACTCTTTTGGAAGTTTCATTCAAAATCATTAATGTGCTTCCAGTCCTTTTTTACAAACCAATAGGCGAGCATTTGTTTTTACCTTGGTTGTAACTTTTTCAGGCAATAACTGTGGTTGTATGTCCAGGGAGAGCAGGAATCACTGCAGCATTTGGGAATATTGCTTTAACACATCATCTGTAGCTGTGTCATGCTAAACTGCTGCAAAACAGGTGCCACGTAAGCATGGTACATCGTCTTCAGCAGTTCACCTTTTACTGCCCCGATATAATGCCATTTCCAAGTGAGGCCCAAAGACCAGTTAACCTTGGATTTTGTTTATGTATTTGACCTTAAAATATCTCATCTGAGGACAAGACTGATTTTTTGAAAGATATCTTCACAGATCTTTAAAAATTACTCTAAATATTACAAAAGCTTAGTTAAAACTTGTTAATATGAACAATGGGGACAAGCAGAAGTAATTCTGGTTTTGAAGGTTATAGCAAAATTCACTACAACTGGGAACACATCCACAGGGGCAGCTGTAACTGACAGTTTGTAGTTCTTTCATGGAGTCTCATTAGAAAGATTTGATTGCCTAAGGACACATCACTCTTTGCAATGTGACATGCCACTCTTTTTAATCAGTCGGGTTTCCACACAAGGTACTGAATATTACTCTATTTACATTCAAAAATATCATTTCTGTATCTTCAGTACATAGTGGAAGCGCCCATAAATTAGTCAGTAGAAGTCTCTAACACAGGTGGAGGACAGCTTTGTTGATCTCTGGGTTTGTCCAGTCATTCCGGATATCATCCAAGTGATTATCGAAATCTACAAGCGTCTCGTAGGACTTGCTGTCCAAGAGAGATGCAGCGATTCTCTGGGCTTCGGACCAATCTTCACAAAAATCACTAGGACGTAAAATAACTAGGAATTAATAATCATCACAGAAAACCTCCATCCTCTCCTTGGCTCTGAAAACAGGCCATGCACTCCACAGTGTGGTCATGGTGAAGGAGGGGCACACACTGCCTGGCTTTAAACGCTGGCTGTTCTCTCTCAGCGTGATAAAAAGCTCAAAGAACAACTCTAAAAGCACTGTCAGTCGCACCCACCACCCTTACAGGATCATTCAGCTACAATGAATGTTTTGCCCTTATAGCTATATATTTTTGACCAGGCAGCTTCTTTTGCTCACTACTCAAATACATGTATACTCAAGTTTACTCACACATGTGGGTCTTTGCACCTCCACTTGTTCTCATGAAGCTCATACACGTGAATGGCAGGTTCTATGCACTCCATTGTAAACTTGGTGTTATCAACCTAGTGAGcaacagaaaaacactgtgttATTCTTCCCCTCAGGACCCCAAATAAAGAGATGGAATTCAAAAAAGTCAGTTTTTACAAACAGGGCACCTTACACTAACTCATCCACTGCTTTAGCTTCAAACAAGCAGATTTTCACATGTTTAAACCACCACCATTCTTGGTGCTTTGCCTTCTTGCTGCAGTTACAATTTGTTTCATGTAAGACAAATTTAAATCATAGAAGGGCTCTGAACTAATGAATACACCACCTTCAGGCAAGTCTTATAAGCACAGAAAGTCTCCACTTCCTTTGTGATGAAGGAGAGCTAACAGCAGTCACTTCGTAGACTTATTAACAGCTCCACTGGCTACAAGtgattgtttctcttccccagagGATTTGGAGGGAAAGGGCAAATTAGTCACTTTACCATTAAAAGGTCCAGAGAATATCATTTAAATGGTTAGTCCAATACCATGGTCATAATACTAACAGTAGGGAAAGGAAGTAATTTACCATTATGAGCGCTGTATCATTAAAGCCTTCTGCAATTCTGGAGGCCACCTTTTCAGCAACTTGGTTTGGACTGCAGAAGAAGGTAAAAAAATAATTGTTATTTGAACCGTGACACTTCAGCTCAAACCAGCAGGAAATATGCTTAAAGAGATGCCAAAATTACACCATGTACTTGCAAACAGGAACAAGATATCAAGCTGATGCTATACTTGATTTAAGTCAGAAGGCCAAGAAAACCCTAGCTCCTCTCCTCAGCACATGAACTGAATCTTAGCTATGCTTAGGCAATGCATTTTTGAGCAGCAAAATGCTTACTGCAGACATTACGCGGAAAAAACATTTTGTGGCCTCCTACCTTCTCCCACCAGATCAAGAACTGCAGCGACCTTTGCCCTGACaggcagtttaaaaagaaaacatctgcATTTGTTCCCCAGTCTGCATCTGAACTCACTCACTACCCAGCTTCTCTACAAAAATCAgatcatcttttaaagaaaacactaTATTAAGCTTCAAAGATGACAATCTCTACATGGAGCCAGAGTTATGCTCAGAAATGAAAtttaagtttaaaaacaaacaagcccaTGATATTCCTTTAATCTGCAAATGGAACAGTCATGTTCCACGGAAGCTTCAGACTGCATCTCCTCCTTTAAAAGGTCTCCAGCAGATTTACTTCCCCTGCAAGGTAATGACAATGCCCTTGCTCCCTTGGATATCCAAGCAATTATAAGTGTTACTTCAAAAACATACTTGAGGTTGAAGAATACACATCAGCAAAATAACTGGAATATAGCACAACACTTTAAACAAGctgttcatatttattttaaatgcaaatattacGTACTCTCATTAGCCTTGACATTGGATCTGCCTAata encodes:
- the EMC8 gene encoding ER membrane protein complex subunit 8, whose translation is MKLTTQAYCKMVLHGAKYPHCAVNGLLVAERPPGQPRRDQAAPPPLFVDCIPLFHGTLALAPMLEVALTLIDSWCKENSYVIAGYYQANERVKDASPNQVAEKVASRIAEGFNDTALIMVDNTKFTMECIEPAIHVYELHENKWRCKDPHVDFCEDWSEAQRIAASLLDSKSYETLVDFDNHLDDIRNDWTNPEINKAVLHLC